GCTTGAGGTTGTCCGGCGTGGGGGCCTGGGTGGGCGGGGCCAGGATGCCCCGGGGCATGACGTCCTGGACGGACAGGCCCTTGCCGTCCTCGTCGTAGGCGCCCTCGATCTGGTTGGCGGCGGTGGCTCCGCCCCACAGGAAGCCGCCGGGGAAGCGCAGGTCAGGGTCGGGCGATGGTGTGGTCATGGCTCCTCATCCTCCGTGTGTTCTGTCAGGTGCAGGTTTCAGAAGGTTCCGGGCCAGTGACCGCCACGATCAGATCGCGCTGACGGAGGCCTACCTGCGCCTCATGGCGGCGTCCGACCTCAGTCCTGGAGGCCCACCATGACCGAGGAGGCCTTGACGACGGCAACCGCCTGCTTACCCTCTGTCAGCTCGAGCTCCTCGATGGCGGCGTTGGTGATGGAGGAGGTGATGATGACGCCGGGGGCGACCTCGATCTTGACGACGCCGTTGACGGCGCCCTTCTCGATGGAGACGACGGTGCCGGGCAGCTGGTTGCGGGCGGAGATCCTCATACGGGGTGTCCTTTCGAGTTGGCGTCAGTCCAGCACGTCACGAATTCACACTACTGTTCAGTACCTGGACTGTTGAGGTGAGCCAGAATCG
This region of Actinomyces oris genomic DNA includes:
- a CDS encoding TOBE domain-containing protein, whose product is MRISARNQLPGTVVSIEKGAVNGVVKIEVAPGVIITSSITNAAIEELELTEGKQAVAVVKASSVMVGLQD